In the Haloarcula salinisoli genome, CGTTGCCGTCCTGCTGTGCCGAGATAAGGTTCATCGTCCCAACGTCGAGTCCTTTTGCCATGAGTAGTTCACTAATATTTCCCCTATACCCCACATAAATGTACGTATCTACCTGATTTGTTATTGTTTTTAGCTGACTAGAGCGGCGCGAAGAGAACCATGAAAGATAATGCAACAGTCTCCAGAGCCCGACGAGAGGAGACGTGGTGTAGGTTCAGTTCCGACCGAGAAGCGCCGCAACGCGGTCCAGCAGGTTGCCCAGAACGGTTTCGTCCTCCTCCTGCTCGGCTTCTTTCCGTTTCTGCTCGCGGAGTTCGGCCAGCTTGTTAGTCTGGTCGTCGACCGTCGACGTCGAGCGGTCGGTCTGCTTCTGGCCGCCCTTGACCATCGCCAGGCCCTGAACCTGGTCGTCGACGCTGCTGCGGTGGACGCGTTCGGCCTCGACGTCCAGCCCAGTCGCGTCCATCTCCGCCTCGGTCTCGCTGGTCCGAATCTTCAGCTCGCTTCCTTCAGTCTTCTCGACGCCGCCCCACGTGAGGTCGACGTCTTCCATCGCGGACTCGATGTCCTGCTCGATTTGCTCGTCCGTGATCTCCTCGCCCGCGTCGTCGTCCTCGGCGGTGAAGTCACCGGGTCGGGGTTTCGCCCGGTCGATGTGGTAGGCGACCAGCGCGCCGCCGGTGGCCGCCAGCAGGGCGGCCAGACCGACGCCGTAGACGAACAGGACCTGGACGCTGTAGGTCGGGCCTGGTCCGACCGCCCAGCTGTACGGGTACGCCCAGACGAACCCGCCCAGGCCGACAAGCGAGATAGCTGAGCCGGTGGCCGCACCGTAGAGCGCGCGCTTGCTGACGGGCAGGAGTACGACGACGCTCGACAGCGTCGCGGGCAGGGCGAGCATCCCCGTCGCGATGGCCGCCTCCCGATAGATGAAGTCCGCCGACTCGCCGCCTGCTCCCGTCAACTGGCCGATGGCGCCGATGACGAACGCGGCGATACCGAACCCGATTCCCGCGAAGAACAGCGCGAACCCGAGATAGACGTCGACCTCGCGGTCCGGCTCGCCAATATACGTTCGATACCACTCGAAGAGTCGTCCGTCATCGGTGCCGTCTGTCATAGTAGTTCCTTATAGGGACCCCGTTGATAGAATCCTTTTCCGAACGCTGTGTAATCAGTCTTTCCCGCGTCGCAGTAAGGACTTTACCTGCCCCACCGCTACGCGCTGGTATGATATCACTGGACGAGGCGGTTACGGCGCGCCTCGAATCCCACGGACAGCGGTTCGAGGTACTGGTCGACCCCGACGCGGCACTGGCCATCAAACGCGAGGAGTTCGACGGCGACCTGGAGGACGTCATCGCCGCCGAGGACGTCTTCGAGGACGCCGACCGCGGCGACCGCCCGCCGGAGAACATGCTCGAAGAGGTGTTCGAGACCACCGAGCCGATGGATATCATCCCCGAAGTCATCAAGCGCGGCGAGATACAGATAACGGCCGACCAGCGCCGCGAGATGATGGAACAGAAGCACAAACAGCTCGTCCAGCGTATCACGCGCAACGCGGTCAACCCCCAGATGGACGACGCGCCCCACCCGCCCGAGCGCATCGAGTCGGCCCTGGAGGAGACTGACTTCCGAATCGACCCGATGGAGCCCGTCGAGACGCAGGTCGACGACGCCCTGGACGCCTTGCGGCCCGTAATTCCGATTCGCTTCGACGAGATAACCGTCGCCGTGCAGGTGCCCGCCGACTACGCCGGCAGCGCGCAGGCCAAAATTCGGACCTTCGGCGAACTGGAACGCGAGGAGTGGCAGGCCGACGGCTCCTGGGTCGGCGTGCTAACCTTCCCTGCGGGGATGCAAAACGACTTCTACGACGTGGTCAACGAGCACACGAGCGGCGAGGCCGAGACGCGAATCATCAAAGACGAAGACGAAATCGGAACGCGGTAAGTTCTGTTATCCTTGCTTGAAGCCGACGAGGAAGCCACCCGAGAAGCCGGCCGAGACGGGCAGGGCCGACAGCAGCGACGTAATCCAGCCCGGCGGTTGACTGGCGGCCGCGCCAGCACTGGAGGTCGTGTTCTTCGCGGCGCCGCCGATGGCCTGCCAGTTCACTTCGAGGATGCCACGAGTCTCCAGGAACTTGAACAGCGCCAGCTCGAGGCCGACGATGACCGCGATGAGCTTCGCGACCTTCTTTGCCGCGAAGCCGATGATACCACCGATGACGGCACCGGTACCCAGTTCCAGTCCGATTTGCTGGAGACTGAAATCCAGCTGTAACGCTAACCCTGCCATAGTGGATACCTACCCGTCACGCTGTATAGCCTTTGTGGGACTTCGGCCGATGTCCGGTGGTTTTCGACCCGACCCCTGAGATTAAATAATCGGACGGCCTACGTTCGGGTGAGTGACGGCGACACACACCACAGACAGCGCAGTCGTGGCCAAACGCGTCGACAGCGGCGAGGCCGACACGACGGAGATTCACGACCTCGCCCGAGCGGCTGGCTACGACGTGGTCGGGGAGATAACACAGACTCGCACCGAGGACCCGGCCTACCACCTCGGGGAGGGGAAGGTGACGCGGCTGGCAAACACCGTCGCCCGCGAGGGGGCACGGACGGTCATCTTCGACAACCAGCTGGGCCCCTATCAGACCTACAACATCGGGAACGAGCTCCCGACGGGCGTGACCGTGATGGACCGGTTCCGGCTCATCCTCGAGATATTCGGCCAGCGCGCCCAGACCCGGAAGGCACAGCTTCAGGTCGAACTCGCCGAGCTGCGCTACGAGCTGCCACGCGCGGAAGCCAAGGCCAGCCTCGCGAAACGCGACGAGCGCCCCGGCTTCATGGGGCTGGGCGAGTACGACGAGTCCCGCGAGGAGGACATCAAAAAGCAGATAGCCAACATCCGGGACGAGCTCGAATCCATCGAGGAGACCGAGCGACACCGGCGCAAACAACGCCGGGAGTCGGGCTTCGACCTCGTGGCGCTTGCTGGCTACACCAACGCCGGGAAATCGACGCTGCTGCGACGCCTCGCCGAGGACCTGGAGGTCGACCAGAACGAGGACCTGCATCCGGACCTCGACACGACCGCCGAGAGCGAGGACCGCCTGTTCACGACGCTCGGAACCACCACTCGTCGTGCCGCGGTCGGCAAGCGGGACGTGCTCGTCACCGATACGGTGGGGTTCATCGGGGACCTCCCCCACTGGCTCGTCGAGTCGTTCAAGTCCACGCTCGACTCGGTGTACCGGGCCGACCTCGTCTTGCTCGTCGTCGACATCTCCGAGTCCGTCCAGGAGATACGCGAGAAGCTGGTGACGAGTCACGATACCCTCTACGAGCGCAACGAGGCCCCTATCGTGACGGTGCTGAACAAGACCGACACGGTCGACGACGAGGAAATCGAGCGGAAACGCGAGGCTCTCTCCGCACTGGCCCCGAACCCGGTCGCAGTCAGCGCCGCCGAGGGGCTGAACATCGAGGCGCTGGCCGAGCGAATCGACCTCGAGCTACCCGATTACGAACGCGAGCGGCTGGTGCTGCCGATGACCGACGAGACGATGAGCGTCGTCTCCTGGATTCACGACCACGCCCACGTCGAGACCGTCGACTACGGCGACGAGGTGGTCATCGAGTTCGAGGCACGGCCCGCCATCGTCGAGCAGTCCCGGTCGAAGGCGGGCGACCTCGTCGGCGCGTCGGCCTGATTCCCGACCCGGCTCAGCCCCACAGCACACTCGGAATCGCTTCTGGCAGGTCCGTCGCGACCAGCCCCGAGCCGTACTCCTCGACGACTGTGTCCCCGGCGGCACCGTTGGCGTACGCCCCGACAGCCGCGGCGTGGTGCGGTTCGAGCACGCAGGAAAGCGCACCAGTCACCCCGGCCAGCACGTCGCCGGTCCCGCCGACGGTCATCCCCGCGTTGCCGGTGCGGCTGACCCGTGTCCGCTCGCCGTCGGAGACGATGTCGTAGGCGCCCTTCACGAGCAGCGTGTGGCCGACATCGGCGGCGAACGCTTCCACGAGGTCGGCCCGCTCGCGCCAGTCGTCACTGGTCTCCCCGCCCATCTTCACGAGTTCGCCCTGGTGGGGCGTACAGACCAGCTCGGCGTCGGTCTCGACCTCGGGAACGACCTGCAGGCCGTCGGCGTCGACGACGGCGGTACCGGCGAACCGCTCCAGGAGGGCGCCGACTGCGTCGACGGTGGTCTCGGCACCGCCCAGTCCCGGTCCGAGGACGAGCGTGTCGTGGTCGGCCGCGAGGTCGGCCAGCCAGTCGACGTGGGTCGGCGCGAGTCTGTCGCCGTCGTAGGCCCGGACGATGAGGTTCTCGCTGTACCCCTGTATCTCGCGGGCGACGGCGTCGGGCGCGGCGACGCGGACCAGGTCCGCACCCGCCCGGAGCGCCGCCTGGCCAGCCAGTGCCGGTGCGCCGGTGTATGGACCGCCACCGACGACCAGCACCTCGCCGTTGTCGCCCTTGTGGCTCGCTGGGTCCCGCGAGAGCCGCTGGAGGTCGCCCCGTTCGACGAACCGCTGGGCGGCCTCTGGGATGCCGATGTCGGCGACGGTGACCGACGCCGCGAGCTCGTCCAGCCCCGGCTTCGTATCGTGGAACGTGACGACGTGGTCGGCTTCGACGGCGTTGTCGACGAGCGCGCCCGTCTCGCAGTTGAGACCGGAGGGGACGTCTACCGAGAGAACCGTGGCCTCGGCGTCGTTCATCGCCGCGGCGGCGGTGGCGGCCGGTTCGCGCAGCGCGCCGCTGATACCGGTCCCGAGCATCGCGTCGACAGCGAGGTCGGGGTCGCCGAGCTCGAAGCCGGCGCTGTCGCGGACCTGTTCGGTCGGGTAGTCGGCCGACTGGAGGGCGTCCCAGTTCGCCCGCGAGATGTCGGTAGTGATGGTCTCGGGTCGGCCCAGGAGACAGATTCTCAGGTCGTGGTCGTCCAGAAATCGCGCGGCCACGAGCGCGTCGCCGCCGTTGTTCCCGCGGCCGGCGACGACGGTGACCGAGCTGCCGGGGTCCGCGTGCGCTCGGACCGCCCGCGCGACGGCGTTCCCGGACGATTCCATCAACTGCCTGCGCGGGACGCCCAGGGCCGCGGCGTTTTCGTCGACGACGGCCATCTCGGAGCCAGTGAGCATACCGGCGCTTGGCCCGCCACCGCCCTAACGATGGGGGCTCAGTACGCTATCTCGAACCCGTCTATCCCCTCGGGCTCCTCCTCCTCGACCTCGACTGTGCTGACGCTGGCCATGTCGCTGCCCTCGTAACAGAAGTCGACCATCGCGTCGACGGCCGCCGGGTCGCCCTCGAACACCGCTTCGACGCGCCCGTCGTCCAGATTCTTCACCCAGCCGTCGACGCCCTGCTCCTGTGCGTTGTCCCGCGTCGTCGCCCGGAAGAAGACGCCCTGGACTCGACCCGAGACGTACACGTGTGCTCGCTTGCGTGCCATGGGTCGGGATTCTTGCGGGTGGCAGTTATGTTCGGTGGTCGAGACACTGTTTGTGGTGTTTCGCCGGTCCGTCGTCCAATCGGCGCGCAGCGCCGCAACGGCGCTACAGGTCCCGACCGCCGGAACGGAGATAGTGGAACAGATACGTCTGCGTGTAGCCGGCGTACTCGCCGCCCAGCGTCTCCCGAATCGCCCGTGAAGTGTCGGTGTAGTTACCACGGTCACACTCTGGGTAGAACTCGGCGATGGTCGTCTGAATCCACGTATCCAGCGGGACGGCTTCGAGGTAGCCCAGCGAGAACAGCAGGATGCAGTCGGCCACCTTGTCGCCGACGCCGACGAACTGCGTGAGGTGGTCGCGGGCGTCCTCGAAGGCCATGCCCCGCGCGTCCTCGGGGTCGGCCTCGCCGCTGGCGACCAGCTCCGCCGAGCGCTTGACGTAGGGAGCGCGGTAGCCCAGACTCAACTCCCGGAGGTCGGCCTCGCTGGCGTTCGCGAGGGCCTCGGGCGTGGGGAACGCACGATACGTCCCGCCGTCGAACGCGACCGGCTCCCCGAACTCCCGGCGCAGCGCCTGCTGCATCCCGTGGATGCGACCGACGCGCATCTGGGCCGAGCAGATAAACGAGATGAGCGTCGGGAAGGGCGGGTCGCGGACGATGCGCATCCCCCAGTAGGCGTCGAAGGCCTCCTCGACGACGGCGTCAGACGGGGCCGTCTCGCGAATCGCCGGCAGGTCGTCGTCGAGGCCGAGCAGCGTGTGGAGCGCGTCGGCGGCGTCGAACGTCGCCGCCCACTCCAGGGCGCCGTCGGTCTGGCGCACCCGGACGACCTCGGGCTCGCCGTCGACCCGCAGCGTCGTCCAGTACCCGGCGTCGCCGCCGCTGGCGGCGGTCCGCTCGTACATCTGCCCGTCCTCGCGGTCCCAGAGATACGACTGGCCGCTCTCGACGGTCGCCTGCAGGTCGATACCGCCCGGCAGCGACGCCACGTCGATGGCTCCCCGTTCCATTGGCGGGTGGTTAGCGTGGAGACGCTTCGGGGTTTCTATCCGCTACCGCCGAGGGCGTCGCGGTGTCAGACCGCCGTGTCGACCCGGTGGCGCACGAGCGCGATGGCCACGACCACGCCGAGGGCCGCGATAGCGGCCGCCTGTGGTGCCGTCACCGGGACGCCGAGGACACCACCGAGGCCGGAGACGAGCGTGAACGCGAGAAACAGCGGGAGGACGACGGCGACGGTGTAGTACCACGGTCGCCCCGTCATCCGTGCGACGGTGCCGGCACCGGTCCGGTACTCGTCTATGGCCGCTGGACCGAGGACCCACCCCACGAACAGCAGGAACCCGAGCAACCCGGCGGTCAGCGCGAGGTTGGCGATGGTGTCAGCGAGCAGCGCGAACAGTCCCGGCGACAGCGCGGCGAGACTGCCCGTGAGGAGAAAGAGCCCCCCGACGCCGGCCGTCGCCCGAGCGCGCGTGATGTCGTGTTCGTCCACCAGATAGGCCACGAGCACTTCGAAGATGCTGATGGCCGAGGAGAGTGCCGCAAGCAGGACGACGCCGAAAAAGACCACGCCGACGACGCGACTGTACGGCAGGTCGGCGAACGCGCCGGCGAGACCGACAAACAGCGCGCCGGGGCCACCCTCGCCCGGCGAGACGCCCAGCGAGAACAGCAGGGGGAAGATGACCAGCCCGGCGAGGACGCCGATGCCCGTGTTCAACACGGCGATGATGGTTCCGTCGGCGGCCAGCGAGCGGTCCTCGTCGATGTAGGAGGCGTAGGTAAGCATCGCGCCGGCCCCGACCGAGAGGGTAAAGAGCGCCTGCCCGGCCGCGGCGACGAGCACGTCGAAGAAGTTCGCCCGGAGGTACGCCACGTCGAGCGAGAGGTAGAACTCGTAGCCGCCGGCGCTGCCGGGGAGGGTCCAGGCCCAGACGGCGAGGCCGCCAAACAGGACGACGATGCCCGGCACCATCACTGTCGTCGCCAGCTCGATACCTCGGTCGACGCCAGCGTAGACGACGGCCACCGTCGCGAGCAGGAACAGAGCGTGAAAGGCGGCGGCGCCGACACCGAAATCGATGGCGGCGAAGTACTGCTGGGGCGCTCCGAAGTACGCCCCGGTCGCGCTGGCGGCGGTGTAGCGGAGAATCCAGCCGCCGACTACCGAGTAAAACGAGAGGACGACCACGGACGCAAACAGCGCAACGCCGCCGAGGACGCGCCAGGGGCGGCCACCCAGCTCCCCGAAGGCACCGACCGGGTTACGGCGGCTTCGCCGGCCGATGACCATCTCGCCGAGCAGTCCCGGCACGCCGACCAGGACGATGACGAGGACGTACAGCAACAGGAACGCGGCGCCCCCGTTGGTCGCAGTCAGCCAGGGAAACCGCCATATATTGCCGAGACCGACGGCACTGCCGACGGCAGCGAGGACGAACCCGAGCCGGGTCCGCCACGTGGCTCGTGTCATCGTCTCGGGCTCCTCCCACTCACGCAAAAGCCTGTCGAGTGTGGCCGAAACACGTCAGAACGGCGCGAAGAAGGCGCCGTCCTCGACGAGGAACAGTTCGTTGATCCCGAGTGCCAGCGTGGCCAGCACAGCGACCACGACGACCACGCGGAGCGTCCAGAGCCACGCCGACCCGCCGGCGCCCAGCCCACCGGTCCCCTCGCGCAGCTCGGCGACGGCGTCGGCCCCGAGTACCCACCCGACGAAAATCGTCGTGGCGAGCACCGACAGCGGGAGAAAGAGCTGGTAGGCCACGCTGTCGAACCAGGTCAGCCATCCCGTATCCCACGCCGAGGGCAGCCCCAGCACGAAGAGCCCGACACCGATGACCGGCGCGAGCACCGTCCGGGGCACGTCGTAGTTGTCGTTGGCGTAGGCGACGGTCACCTCGAGCAGGCTGATGGCCGAGGACAGCGCCGCGATGAGGACGACGCCGAAGAAGACGACACCGAACAGCCGACCGAACGGAACAGAGCCAAAGCCCGCGGCGGTGGCGACGAACAGCGCGCCCGCGCCGCCGCTCTCGGTCGTGATCTCGGCACCGATGGTCAGCAGGATGGGGAAGACGACGAGTCCGGCCAGCACGCCGACGAGCGTGTTCGTCACGACGATGGCCCCGCCGTCGACGACGAGGTTGTCGTCGCCACCGACGTATGAGGAGTACGTCACCATGATGGCCATCCCCAGCGAGAGCGTGAAGAAGGCCTGCCCGACCGCGAAGGGGATGATGCTCCCGGCGTTTGCGACCATCTCACCCAGGTCCGGTGAGAGGAAGAAGTCGTAGCCCGCACCGGCGCCGGGCAGGGTCGTCACCCAGACGGCCAGGGCGACCATCAGGAGGAGGATGCTCGGTACCATCAGCTTCGTCGCGGTCTCGATGCCGTCCTCGACGCCGAGCGAGACGATGCCGACCACCAGTGCCAGGAAGAGCGCCTGGGCGAGCACCGCCTCCGGCCCCGCCGACACCGCGCCGAAGTAGCCCGCCGGGTCCCCGAAGTACGCGCCCCGGGCGCTCCCCAGAACGTAGCGCAGCACCCACCCGCCGACGACGTTGTAGTACGAGAGGATCCAAAAGCCCGTGAGCACGGCCAGCGCGCCCACGGCCCGCCACTGCCGGTGGCCCAGCCGCTCGAAGGCGTCGACAGCGTTGACGTGGGTCCGTCGCCCCAGCACGAACTCCGCGAGCATCGCCGGGAAGCCGATGAGCGCGACGGCGAGGAGGTAGAAGACGACGAACGCCGCTCCGCCGTTGGTCGCGGTCTTGAACGGGAACTGCCAGAGGTTCCCGAGACCGACTGCGCTCCCGATGGCTGCCAGTACAAAGCCGGGACGGGTCGCCCACGTTTCACGGTCTGCCATTTTCCGTGCCGAGCTACTCCCGCGCTGCTGTTAACAACTGCGATTGTTTTATTTTTGGCTGACTGTAGTGCCACGGCGTCCAACAGATAGCGACTGCTCAGTCACCGACCAGGCGGCGACCGGGACGCCGGGGCGCGTCGTGCGCTATTGCTGTCCGGCTCACTGCTCGCAGGTCGTTCCTCCCCGTCGTCGGGCGGCTATGCCGCCCGACTGCCTGCGGGACCTTCGGTCCCGCTCCGCTCGCAATTCGAGGAAGCTCCTTGCGGTCGCTTCTTCGCCCCGTTAGCCGTTGTCGGGCGGCTTTGCCGCCCGACTGCTTGAGGGACCTCCGGTCCCTCTCCGGTTCGCTTCGAGGTGCTTCCCTGCGGTCAGCACCTCGCTAGGCTTCACCGTAGACCGGCACGGCGGCGCCACTAGTTACCCCCGCCGCGTCGGAGCACAGAAACAGCATGACGGCGGCGATTTCCTCGGGGTCGACCCACGCGTCGAAGTCGGCGTCGGGCATCATGTCGCGGTTCATCGGCGTATCGATGACGCTCGGCATGACGCTGTTTGCTCGCACCGTGCCGAGGTTCTCCTCGGCGATGGTCTCGGTCAGGATGCGAACGCCGGCTTTGGTCGCCCGGTAGAGACCGTCTCCTTCGCCGCCCTCCAGCGAGGAGCGAGCGGAGACGGAGACGATGGCACCCCCGGTCTCTTGGACGTGCGGGAGCGCGTGTTTCGAAGCCAGGAACATCGTCTTGAGGTTGACGCCGAAGAGGAAATCGAAGGTGTCAGCGTCGGTCTCGTGGATGGGGTCGCCGCCGCGCCACGTCCCGGCGATGTTCAGGAGGTAGTCCAGCCGGCCGTGTTCCTCGACGATGGCCTCGATTGTGTCGGCGACCTCTCCCTCGTCGGTGAAGTCGCCCTGGTGGAAGTGGATGCGGCCGGGGTCGTCGAGCTGGAAGTCGTCGCTGTCGGGAGCGACGACGTCGGCGCCACAGACCGTGGCGCCCGCTTCCAGGAAGGCGTTGGCGACGGAACTGCCCAGCGCCCCGCCGACGCCGGTGACCAGTGCGACCTCACCGTCGAAGTTGAAGCTGACGGACATATGTGGATTGACGGGTCGGGACCGCAAAAAATCGGGGGATGGGCTGCGTCCCGGTGTGACAATCGGCGTCTGTGCCGCTGTCTCGGGACGCCAGACCAGATTGAGAGCCTCTCCCAGAACTCTCCGCGTGCTGCCGTAGGTTGGATTTATGATATTTCGGTATCACATACTCGTATGCACAGACAACACGGGCTGACGGAGAACAGAGGCATAAACGAGGCCGCGATGACGAACGCCGGCCCGGTCCGGAGCCACCGCTTCGGGAACCGTTTTGCCGAGCTCGACGTGTACGACCGGTCGCCGGCGTTTCTCCGTCGGCTGGGGAGTGCGGGCGGGCCGCTGTTTGGCGGCTCGGACCCCGACGACGACGCGGAGCTGCCCGCCGGTATCGCCTTCTTCGGGCAGTTCGTCGACCACGACGTCACGTTCGACCCGACCTCCGCCATCGACCGGCGTAACGACCCGGCTGCGCTACGGAACTTCAGGACACCAGCGCTGGACCTGGACTCAGTCTACGGCACTGGCCCGGAGGTCAGTCCAGAGCTGTACGACGGCCGAGACCCCGACGGGGCGAAGCTCCTTACCGGGACCGACGGCGACCCTGTGCCCGGCGACGAGGACGCCCCGCGGGTCGCCCGCTACGGTGCGACTGACCTCCAGCGCAACGAGCAGGGCGTCGCGATACTCCCCGACCCGCGGAACGACGAGAACGTTGTCATCTCGCAGTTACAGCTGGCGTTCGTCAAGTTCCACAACCGGGTTGTCGACTACGTCCGGTCCGGCCCCGGTCACGGGCTCGTCAGGGCTGGCGAGGACTACTTCGATGCCGCGGAACGACTCACCCGCTGGCACTACCAGTGGCTCGTCACCGAACTGTTCCTTCCGGCGATCTGTGACGGCTCTGTACTGGACGACATCGAGGCAACCGGTCGGCAGTACTTCCTGCTGGGCGACCGAATCGCGATACCCGTGGAGTTTGCCGGCGCCGCCTACCGGTACGGCCACAGCCAGATTCGAGACACGTACACCGTCAACAGCGAGACAACGGACGTGGAGTTCTTCCCCGGTCCCTCCGTCGAGACACTCGTTGACCTCTTTGCGGATGCCGACCCCGATAATCCGCCGGACGTGTCGGCGATGGCTGACGCAGAGAGCGGGGCGGAGATGGGGGGGCAGAGCCTCGCTGGTGGGGGACCAGTCCCGAACGAGCTGCTCGTCGACTGGGGCCATTTCTTCGACTGCGGGGACGGGACGACGCCACAGCCAGCACGCAAGATCGACCCGCAGCTCCCGCCGGCCCTGTTCCTCCTGCCGTTCGTTCCGGAGGGTGAGGAGCAGTCGCTGGCCGCCCGGAACCTGCTTCGAGGCGTCGCACTCGGCTTGCCGGGGGGGCAAGCCGTCGCCGAAGCGATGGATATCACGCCGCTCTCGAACGCCGAACTCCCGCTGACCGACGACCGGAGCTTCCAGTCGTATCTCCGGAGCCAGTGTCGCGGTGCCGACGAGGACGCCCCGCTCTGGCTGTACGTCCTCGCCGAAGCCGAGGCCCAGCAGGACGGTCACAGTCTCGGGGCGGTCGGGAGCCGCATCGTCGCGGAGGTCCTCCTCGGGATGATCGATGCCGACCCCGACGCCTATCGCAACGTCGACCCCGGATGGCGGCCCGCGCTCCCGCGACCAGTATCGAGTCCCGAACTGGACGACCCGCACACGTCGACCGCGCCATACGGGTTCGGTGACTTCCTGCAGTTCGCGACCGGTCCGGTCCCCGACGGGCTCGAAATCGCCGCTGTCGACGCCGACGGCTCCGGTGGGGCGCCGGCCCCCGACACTGTCGACGAGGCTACGGGCGGCGAGGCTGTCGTGCTGGAACATACGGGTGCCGGCCCGCTGTCGCTCGCCCACCACGCCATCGATTTCGAGGACGACCAGACGAACGAGTTCGGGGACATCACGCTGTCGCCGGGCGAGTCGCTCGTCGTCTACACCGGCAGCGACGACCTGGAGAGCGAGGACTACCGTGTCCTCACGCTGGGCTACTCACAGCCGGTCATCGACAACACCGGCGAGAGTGTCACCGTCACGACGCCGACCAACGAGGTCAGCGCGTTCGCCCGCTTCGAACCCTAGACTACGCTCGCTGACAGTCACAGCCCCGCGCTTCGAGCAGCTCGGTGACGGAGTACTG is a window encoding:
- a CDS encoding SDR family oxidoreductase, with amino-acid sequence MSVSFNFDGEVALVTGVGGALGSSVANAFLEAGATVCGADVVAPDSDDFQLDDPGRIHFHQGDFTDEGEVADTIEAIVEEHGRLDYLLNIAGTWRGGDPIHETDADTFDFLFGVNLKTMFLASKHALPHVQETGGAIVSVSARSSLEGGEGDGLYRATKAGVRILTETIAEENLGTVRANSVMPSVIDTPMNRDMMPDADFDAWVDPEEIAAVMLFLCSDAAGVTSGAAVPVYGEA
- a CDS encoding peroxidase family protein, with the translated sequence MHRQHGLTENRGINEAAMTNAGPVRSHRFGNRFAELDVYDRSPAFLRRLGSAGGPLFGGSDPDDDAELPAGIAFFGQFVDHDVTFDPTSAIDRRNDPAALRNFRTPALDLDSVYGTGPEVSPELYDGRDPDGAKLLTGTDGDPVPGDEDAPRVARYGATDLQRNEQGVAILPDPRNDENVVISQLQLAFVKFHNRVVDYVRSGPGHGLVRAGEDYFDAAERLTRWHYQWLVTELFLPAICDGSVLDDIEATGRQYFLLGDRIAIPVEFAGAAYRYGHSQIRDTYTVNSETTDVEFFPGPSVETLVDLFADADPDNPPDVSAMADAESGAEMGGQSLAGGGPVPNELLVDWGHFFDCGDGTTPQPARKIDPQLPPALFLLPFVPEGEEQSLAARNLLRGVALGLPGGQAVAEAMDITPLSNAELPLTDDRSFQSYLRSQCRGADEDAPLWLYVLAEAEAQQDGHSLGAVGSRIVAEVLLGMIDADPDAYRNVDPGWRPALPRPVSSPELDDPHTSTAPYGFGDFLQFATGPVPDGLEIAAVDADGSGGAPAPDTVDEATGGEAVVLEHTGAGPLSLAHHAIDFEDDQTNEFGDITLSPGESLVVYTGSDDLESEDYRVLTLGYSQPVIDNTGESVTVTTPTNEVSAFARFEP